The Methanobrevibacter millerae genome includes the window TAGTGAAGCAAAAATACTTTCAGGAGTTACAATTAATGATGGTTCTATAATTGGTGCTAATTCAATTGTGACAAAAGATGTCCCACCATATTCCATAGTTGCAGGAAATCCTGCAATTATAATAAAATACCGATTTGAAGAAGAAACAATTGAAAAATTACTTAAAATAAAGTGGTGGGATTTTGATGAAAAAGAAATTATAAATATAATACCATTATTACAATCAGAAGATATAAGCGAATTAATTAAAAGATATGGAAAATAATTTTATTTATTTCCATACATCTTTTCATAGTATTGTTGGTATTGGCCGCTTTTGACCTGATCCATCCAATCCTGATTATCAAGATACCATTGAATTGTTTCTTTAATTCCAGTTTCAAAGGTATATTTTGGTTCCCAACCAAGTTCATTGCGGATTTTATCAGCATCAATAGCATAACGGCGGTCGTGACCAAGACGGTCTGCAACAAACTCAATCAATGATTCATCTTTTCCTAATGCTTCAAGAATCAATTTTACAATTTGAATATTCTGTCTTTCGTTGTGCCCACCAATATTATAAACTTCACCAAGTTTTCCTTCATGCAAAACAAGATCTATAGCCTGGCAGTGGTCATATACATGCAACCAGTCACGAATGTTTTTACCGTCACCATAAATCGGTAATTTCTTATCTTCAAGCGCATTGGAAATCATTAAAGGTATTAACTTTTCAGGGAACTGATAAGGACCATAATTATTAGAACAGCGTGTAATATTTACAGGTAAATCAAAAGTCTCAAAGTATGCTCTTGTAATCAAGTCTCCACCAGCTTTGGAAGCAGAATAAGGACTATTAGGTTGTAAAGGAGTAGTTTCACAAAAATAACCTGTTTCGCCTAATGTTCCGTAAACCTCATCTGTTGAAATTTGAATGTATTTTTCAACACCAAATTCTTTTGCAGCATTTAACAAAACCTGAGTACCTAAAACATTTGACTTAATGAAAATCTCAGGATCAGTGATACTTCTGTCAACATGACTTTCAGCTGCAAAATTAATAACAAAATCAGATTTAGAAACCAAATCATCAACAAGTTCCTTATCGCGAATATCACCTTTAACAAAAGAGTAATTATCCATATCTTCAATATCTTTCAAATTCTCCAGGTTACCGCAATAAGTCAAAGCATCTAAATTAATAATATCATAATCGCAATACTTATCCAACATGTATTTGACAAAATTGCTTCCAATAAAACCTGCTCCACCAGTAATTAAAATAGTACTCATAAATATCTCACCATTAGTATTTGATTTGTGATTCTGCAAATGTTGGCCATTTTTCATCCTTTTCAGAAAATATCAACTCATCAATATCATCAATAGGCCAGTCAATACCAATATCAGGATCATTCCAAATAATTCCACCCTCATCATCACCATGATAAAATTCAGTACATTTGTATGCAAACTCAGCCTCATCAGACAAAACTACAAAACCATGAGCAAAACAAGGAGGAATATACAACTGCTTCTTATTCTCATCAGACAAAATAGCACCAAACCACTTACCATAAGTAGGAGAATCAGCTCTTAAATCAACACCAACATCAAACACTTCCCCTTTCAACACACGAACTAACTTACCCTGAGGATACTTTAACTGCAAATGAAGACCTCTTAAAACTCCTTTTGATGAAGAAGACTGATTATCCTGAACAAAAGTCAAATCATAACCCGCATCCTTAAAATCATTCTCATTATAAGTCTCCATAAAATAACCACGATTATCACCAAAAACCGCAGGCTCCACCAAAAACATACCTTCAATATCACACTCAGTAAATTTAAATTGACCCATAAATAATCACCTTTCCGCTAAACCAAATAAATATTGTCCATAATCAGTTTTCTTAAGCTCTTCAGCGGTTTCAAGTAATTGTTCTTTTGAAATATATCCTTTAAGAAAAGCAATTTCCTCAAGACAAGCAATGTATAAACTTTGTCTTTTTTGAACCGTTTCAATAAAATTAGCAGCTTCCAAAAGACCAGCATGAGTTCCAGTATCCAGCCAAGCCATTCCACGACCCAAAAGCTCAACTTTAAGCTTTCCACGATTCAAATACTCCTCATTAACAGAAGTGATTTCAACTTCACCCCTATCAGAAGGTTTAACATTTTTCGCAATCTCAATTACATCATTATCATAAAAATACAAACCCGGCACAATATAATTAGACTTTGGTTTTTCAGGCTTTTCCTCAACAGACAAAACATTCCAATCATCATCAAACTCAACAACACCAAAAGCTTCAGGATTATTAGTGTAATAACCAAAAATAACAGCACCCTCTTCAAGACTAGTTGCATGCTCTAAAATCTCAGAAAACCTATGGCCATGGAAAATATTATCCCCAAGAATCAAAGCAACATTATCATCACCAATAAAGTCCTCACCAACAATAAAAGCCTCAGCAAGACCATTAGGATGCTTCTGAACAGCATACTCAAAACTAATACCCAAAGAAGACCCATCACCCAACAAATCCCTATACATAGGCAAATCACGAGGAGTGGAAATAATCAAAATCTCCTTAATTCCAGCAAGCATAAGGACAGAAACCGGGTAATAAATCATAGGCTTATCATATAATGGCAACAACTGCTTAGAAACGGCTTTAGTAATAGGATACAAACGAGTTCCAGAACCACCAGCAAGTACAATACCTTTCATGAAAATCCACCTCACATACAATAAATAATTTTAACAAAAAATATTTGCTAAGTACTCTTATGAACTACATCATAAATTAATGTTTTCATAATTGTTTTTGAATTTTCAATGCAAAGATTTTTTTGAATTATATCTCCATATATGATTAACTCATATAAAACTATGAATCAAAATTTTTATCCATCTTAAGAATCCCATATATCTCACCAAAAAAATATTAATAATCATAACTCAAACCAATATTTAAAATTTTTTTATATCATTTATTTTTTTCTTTAGTTGAATATTTTCATAAATAATATGTCTAGCATCAAACTCAAATCTGTTCTTTTGAATGTTTTCACATATCTCATGAATATTATTAATTTGGATTTTTCTAAGTTCAATATCTTCTTTAATAAACTTATTCAATTCAAAAATTAAACCAAAAGTATTATCAAAATGAGCAGTTGGATAAAAAGCACTGAGCGTAAATGGAATTAAATTAAATTTAAACAAATTTTCTATAATTTTTAAAAAGGATATATCTGTGAAAACCCAAAGATGACCATCAAAAATATGATTATTAAAATCATTCACATAATTTGAATAATTATCTAAACAGGCTTTAACATTAGGATTTGGATATTGATCCAACTCTTTATTCCAAAAAATTATGGGATTATTAACATTAACCGAATCAATCATACTATCCAATACCAATCGTGGAGTATTAATTTCATCACCTCTTAAATACATATCAAATAAATCTGCAAATGATGAATTTTCTCGAAAATGATCAAATGTAAATTCTTTATTTGGAAGCAATAAACAAAGTTTGCCATTATCAGATAGTATTTTACTTATATCTATCAAATGTTGTATTGGATCTGGAACATGCTCTAAAACATGACTAGAAAATACATAATCAAATTTTTCGCCACTATCTTTAAATGTATCCTCATAAGATTCTTTAATAACATAATCAATATCAACAATACTATTAATAAATTCTTCATTAGAATTATACGATGAATATATACTTTTAACATCCTCAGTACTATTTATATCAGCATAATATACATTAAAATCAGATTTATGAAAAAAAGGTTTATTTAATGGACCAATTTCTAAAATTTTTCCATCATTTTTAATTTCATTTTTCATCCGATCATGTGCACGAACATCTAATGATAAATTGTTGTTCATAAACTATCACCAAAAATATTAATATTACTCCAAAAATATATTTTTTTGTTTTTTACCCAATCAGGAGTTGCTAAATTATCAATAAATCTTTCAACTCTTGCTTCTATAATAACATCAGGATTAATAAATTTTATTAAATTTTCATCAACAGTTGCATGGTCCCAACATAAAAATATATCTCGATAATAAAATGAAAAATACCATTTTAATAAATCAAAAGTTGAATCCCTAAATATTAATACAGATTTATCTGAGAAACTATATGGATTATACCAATGAAATGATTCTCGTTTATGATAAAATTTAAACTTATCGGGGATGGGAATGGAACTAAGAACAAGAGGTTTTAAAACTAAATTAAATTTCTCAGTAGGAATATTTTTAAGTTCCAATTGCTCTTTTTTTGAATATGACCAATTTTTATCCGAAAGTAAATCACTATCCCAAAATTCATTAATTTCTTTAACATTTGTGTCTAAAAGATTATTCCATGCCCCCATAGTTAATTTTTTATCCATATGATTTAAAAATTTAAATGAAAGAACATGACCTCCAAAATAATTAATATGAGTATCAAATTTAAAATAATGAAGATGATTTAAATAATCTTTAAAATCTATAATTTCTTTAACAGAATCCACATTACGTTTAATTTTATCAAAATGGAATGGAAGAAAATCTTTACATACTATACTTTTATCAGGAATGCAAAAAAAGAAGTACTCAATACCATTATCTTCAAATAATTCCTTTTTAAAATAATATTCCTCTAAAAAATGTGATTTATTAAATTTATTTTCATAAGTAAAATCAAAATGTTGTCTAATCTCATTATTTTCATCATTGATTAAGAATAAATAATTATCTTTACCCTTTAAGCAAAGTTTAAGATTTTGAGATAAAATTTCATCTATTGAAAAATTTTTAGTTAATACATTAGAAGAATCATATTTTAAATAAAAAATAAATGGATTAATATTAAAATTTTGTATATTAGGATTTTGACTTAAATAATAATTAGTATCAAAATTCGGATTAGGATTAAAACCTTTATGAACACCAACCTCTAAAAAATGAATAATCGGATTAACATCACTATCCAAACCATATTTTTCACAATAATACTCAGAATCAAAAAGATTTGAATTTAATATAATTAAATAATCTTCAACATCTTGAATATTTGAAAAATTCATATTAAATATTTCCTCAATAGATAAAAATTTAGTTAATCTATGTTCATCTAATCCATATTTAATATAATGAACAAAAGGATTAATGTTCTTCTCGTATATGTCAGGATATCTATTACAATAAAAATTAGTATCAAAATTCGGATTAGGATTAAAACCTTTATGAACACCAACCTCTAAAAAATGAATAATCGGATTAACATCACTATCCAAACCATATTTTTCACAATAATACTCAGAATCAAAAAGATTTGATTCATTTATAATTTTATAATCCTCAGAAAAATTCATAAAAACACAACTCATTTAATATTAATCAATATATTCATCCAAATTATTTAACTTATACTCTATATTATTTACTTTTTTTTCTAAATAATCACTGTTAAAATTAAGAATGCCCTTCTTCTTACAAACTAAACAATTATCAAACCAAGGTTTCGCATTTTCATTAATTGATATATGTAAAATGTCAAAATTTACATATTCAGCAATAGCTTTCATACCATTTTCATTAAATCTATAACCATCAAATCCAGAATCCCCATGTTTTGGACCATTACTTGGAACAATAATACAACAAAATCCTCCCGGCTTTAAAATTCTATCAATTTCATCCATAATAATCCAAAAAAAAGCCAAATGCTCAAATAATTGACCAGAAATTACTACATCATATGAACTATCAGGTATTTCATCCCAATGATAAATATTATTCACAAGAATATCAACATTATCCCCCGGATTAAAATCCAATCCAACATAATTCCAATTAAGTTTATCAAATAAAAATCGATAATTATAATTATTTCCAGAATTATCTAATGATCCAACATCCAAAATATTAATATTATCAAAATCATTCAAAAACTTATTTTTAAACCAATTCATTTTATCCATAGAAGATTTATGCATTTTAACACCACTATTAAAATAAACTAAATTAATTCCACAATTTACCTCTTACTTTAAATAAAAAACGTTTAATAGAAAATTTATCATTTACATTATCATTCTCTAGAGATAATTTATTAATATATTCTTTTTGATTATTATTCTCAATCCTATATTGAGATATTGACGCTTTAAGAGAATTAATAGACTTAATTAACATATTATTTTGTTCAAGCAAGTTTAAATAATCGTTCAATAAACTAACTTTTTCTCCATTTAATTTTTTATTTTCATTATATAAAATTACTTTAGTTTGAGTTAAAATATTATTCCTATTTAATAATTTTTCATTCTCCATAGATAACCCATCACATTTATCTAGCAAAACACACTTAGATTTAACTAAATCAACATTACGATTAGCCAACTTCTCATTTTCATCAACTAAATCATTATATTTATTTAACAAATCATTATTAGAATTAACTAAATCAACAATACGATTAGCCAACTTCTCATTTTCATCAACTAAATCATCACGTTGATTTAATACAATTTGCCTAGACTTAACCAAAGAAGAATTAATATTATTTAAAGTTTTATTAGTTTCCATAAGATTATTATTTTCATCAATAAATTTGATTTTTTCTTGAGTTAATTCTTTATTTAATAAAACAATAGAACTTTCTAATTCTGAAATTTTATCCATAGATAATATCATATTTCTCAAATAACTTTTTTCTAATAGAAAAGTAATATCACTTTTTTCAATTATATTATTTATTTTAGATTTTAAACTTGATTCATTTGGATAAATAATTCCCAATCCATTAAAAGCCATAATAGTAGAAAAAGATAAATCATTTTTAGATTCATGTAAAAAATCCTCAATGGCAGTCAAAACCCCATTTTTAGCACCATTTTCATAAATTGCATTATTTAAATTACAGTTTAATCCTCCTTTTTCTAATAATTCCGGTGTATCTGGTAACATGCCTTTTTTAGCATACTCATGCAAAAATTCTTTAGGAATTGTTTTGGGATTATAATAAAGATCACGCCTACCATATGGCCATCCCACATCATGTAAAATAATAATTGGAAATTTTTTCCCAATGAATTTTTTTTCAATTAATTTGAGTTCATTATATACAGTATACCAATTATGATCCCCATCAATTAATATTACATCATAATCATTAATTTCTTGAAGACAATTTAAACTTAAATCTTTAATTAATTTAAAATGGTCCCCATATTGATTTGAAAATTTATTTTCATCAAAAAGAGGGTGGGGATCAATTGTAATTAAATAAGAATTATTTTTAATACAATAACTCAAAATTTTTTCAGTGTTGATTCCATCTTCAGAACCTATTTCAACAATATTTTTAGGTTTTAACTCTTTAAATAAAGGTAAAACAATAATTTCCCACATACGTCGCATAAATATCACATTTAATCCTATTAAAACTATTAATCATAGGTTTTATCAAATAGAAATTATATAAAGTAAAAAAAATCTATTTAATCAATCCCCCCAATCAAAAATATTCTTATCTGCAATGTTATAAACAAAGGCATCTGAAATATGATAAATCTTTAAACATTTAACATATCGAATATAATCAGATAAAATATTAGATAAAGACAAATCTTCAAAAGAATTATTAACATCAAATTGGAATGAATCCAATACTTCAGATTTTAAATAAACACAGAATAAAGGTGCCCAATTTAATTCTAAGATTTTTCCATCATGATAATTTTCCATATTTATAATATTATCATAAAATATTGATGGCGTAATATCACATTTAAAATATGGATTAGCATATGGAACATGAGATTTAATATTTTTATCACCATCAGGCAAAATTTGCTGAGAAACAATCATACCAGAATCTGAAAGTTCATAAGCATATTTTTGCATGAATTCAATAGCCCCTTCCGTTAAAACTGCGTTAACATCCAATATTAATAAATCGAAGTTAACATCATGCAACCCCTGAAGTTTAGTAAACAAAGATGATTCATCAAAATCATCATCAACCAAAGATAAAACTTCTATACTATTATTCAATTCAAGATAATCCAAATATTCTTTTATAGAAGTATTTAAATCATTATCAATAACAACAATATCCAACATATCATCCAAATTTAATTTAAATAACCTATTAATTGCTTCATGAATATCGATTAAAGATTTAATATTATGAAGTATAACTTTAATTTTTTTATTTAATTGATAATAAGGCTTCTTAATAATCATGTTATTATTATGAATATTATGAGCATAATTTTTAAATAATTCCATCATTTTTTCATGATTTTTAGAAGAATAATCACTAATTCTATTTTTTGCGGCATCAAAATAATATTTTGAAAGAATAAAAGGAACAGAATATATTTTAAAATAATTAGAAATTTTTAAAACAAAATCCCAATCAACTAAACGATTTAAAGACTCGTTAAATCCACCCAACCTATTATACACTGTTTTCTTATGAGCAAGACAATTTAAATCTATATAATTTCCATTTAACAATAACGATTTATTAAATGATCCAAATCTAACTGCAAAAGGAGAATCGCCAAGATTCCTATAAAGAAATTGTCCAGAATAAATAGCATCAGCATCAGGTAATTCTAAAAAAGCACCCATAACAGCATCAATATAATTATATTCCCACTCATTATCAGAATCCAAATATAATATATAATCTCCATTAGCTTTACTCAAACCAATATTACGAGCAGCAGAAGAGCCACCATTAATTTTACTACATATAACTTTTACACGATCATCAGAAATAGATTTTAATACATCAACAGTATCATCAGTACTTGCATCATCAACGATAATTAATTCAAGATTTTTATATGATTGATTTAAAACTGTGCTGACAGCATTAAGAACAATATCCGCACGATTATAAACAGGCATGATAATAGAAACCAATGGTTTAAACTCATTATTTTGAGATTTATTTTTTAAATAATTAGCAATATTATCCATGATTAAAAAACATCTATTTTCATATTCTGTAAAAGGAGCATGAATTATTGGAGAAAGATATGAATTAACTAAAAATTGACTGAAATTTAGAATTGAATCATTTTTAATTTCAGAATTTAAAAACGGTTTATCATCAATAATTTCTTTAGATGAATTATCACCAGAAATTGAATAAAGTTCTGAAAAACAACGAGTAATATTAATAATCATATTTTTTATATTTTCATCAGGATAATGAAGTTTTCTTATAATCTCATAATATTTTTCTGACGAAAACAAATTGAAAAGCCCAGAATAAGAATACTGATTAAAATACATAGGAATATCATATGTATGATAATATTCATTAACTAAAGAACCAAAATTATTACTATCCAAAAGAACAGGAACACACATCTCCTTAGATTGGAAAATTACATCATAAAAACCTGAAAATTTATTAATAAGCACAACAAAATCCGGATTAATATCATGAGAAATATTTGAAAAGCGATTAATATCAAATAATCCATGATAAACACCATACTCATCCAAATTTGAATTATCTGATAAGAAATGCAAATCCAAATAATTATTTAAATCTTCTTTTTTAAGATTATCGATTAATTTGATGCCTATTTCATCAATATCCCCAACAAATAATAATGTTAAACTAATATTATCCTTATTAAATATATCAATAAGTTTATTATTTAATTTTGGAAAATCAATATATTTTACTACACCATTAGAATTATTTAAAAAGGGATTATAATCCATAGATTCATTTTTATCTATTATCAGATTAGAGTTACTTAATAATTCAGAAACATTAACCTGCCAATTACTCCAAATATTCCTAAAAATATTACTATTACACTTTTTGAAATCACAATGAATAAAACAAGAATTTCCATTAAAAGGACATATTAGATAATCATTATTACAATTTAATACCCGATTAATATTAAGCAAGTTACTAATATCCAATAAATCAAAAGAGTTATTTTTAAAATTAATTATATGAATAATATTGATATTTAATAAAAATAATATATTAAAATAAAAATCTCTAAATAGTTCATTTCTCAATTCATTATTTTCAATATTTAATTTTAAATCCCATTTTTGAATTAAATTAAAGTTATCCCAAAGTTTAAAACCATCACCATTAGAAGTTAAGAAATAACAATCATAATATAACAAAGAATAATAACCCATGTAATCTTTAAAAGAACAAAATTCTTCCTCAGTCAATATATATAGTATTCTATTAGACAAAGTATAATCTCTTTTATCCAAAATTGCCAAATCCAAATCACGTTTGAAATCCTCATAAACAGAAGATTTTAAAAATTTATTCAATTTTAATTCAGAACAAAAATCATTAACATGATTATCAAATAAATGATAGTTATCTTCAAAAAATACATTATCATGATAAATATAAGTAGAATCATCAATAACATGAAGACCTTTATGAATTGGTAAATAACAAGAACTATTCTTTGAATCAAAAACAAAAAACTTTTTATTGAATAAGAATTCTTTAGAAAAATTAAACTTAACATAAATACAAAAAGCATCTGAAATTGAAGAATATATTAAATCATGATTTGAAGATTTTCTTAAAAAAGTATTAATTCCATTGGTCACCAGCATATAATCATTATAATCAGATGCCTCTGAAAATGGAAAAATATCACTCATAAAATTAGAACATGGTGAAACAAAACCAATTTTTTGATTAGAATATGCTTTAACAATTAGTTTTGTTAACCAATTATAAGAAACTTCAGTATATGAATTTAACAAGACAAAATCACTATTTAAACCCAAAATGAATTCATCAATATCCTCAAATAAAATATCATCATTACTATAAATTATTTCTATATTTTCTTTAAATAATAACTCACAATCATTAAATTCTTTTTCAAACAAATTTTTATCTATAAAAATTATTAAATTAAATGAATTAAAAGTATTATTAAAAATAGATTCAATACAATCAAAAATTTTATCAGAATAATTATGAATAGGCAATATAATATATACATCATTATTTAAATTATCAATAATTCTGGAAATATCCTCATTTAAAAATTGATTATTTGAAAATGACCAGCAATTTGTCTTTAATCCCTTTTCTTTTCCAATTAAAAAATAATGGGTCAGAGGATTCCACAATTTTGTATCAACTAAATATTTAGTAGTATAATATTTATTTGAAAAACTAATTGAAGGATTTCTATAGTCAGTATAATAACCATATTTAGAATAATGATAAATTGGATTTAAATTTGCATCACGAACATCTTGATTTGTAGATAAATAATATTCAGAATCCAATAAATCAGATTTTTTAATAATGAATTCATTGATTTCGAAGTTATCCGCATCGATATTATCCTTAAAAAATGAAAATTCAATACCATATAATAAATAAAAAACAAAAGGATTTAAACCAAATTTATTAATAAACTCATCTTTTGGGGAAATATAATCTTTAAAGTCATTAAATGGAATACAATTTTCATCAACACCAAAAGTAAGATAATGATCAATAGGAGATAAACCACAATTTAAAACATCAGGATATGATCCTATATAAAATTCCTCATCAAAAAGTCCTGATTGCTCTACTATAGATTTACTTTGATTAACAAGAAAAGTGTTAAACGATGAAGAAATTTCATTATCATAATATTCCATCACTTTTTCATATAATAAATTAGATTTATTCCGTTTATTTGAATTTAATACATTTAACCAATTATCTATTAAATTTTTAATAGTATAATTCATTTTAACATCCTTTATCGCATTGTAAAGAATAGATTGTCTTAAATCAAAATTATTTATTAATTTCAGTAAATTTTCCTCCCACTGCTCCGTAGTATTATTCTCTACCAACATACCATTTTTTTCATGAATAATTGCTTTTGAATAGGGACCAACATCACTATAAATGGCTGGAACATTTAATGCCGTGTACTCCAAATATTTAAGTTCACTTTTACTTAAATTAATTTTATCCTCTTTGACTAAAGGCGCGATTGCAATATCCCAATCGACCGCATCTTGTAACCATGGAACAAAATCCGGATAATATGATTTATCCGAAGGAACTCTAATAATATTAATACCCTCAATATCTTCAGTTGTACCTTCGATAATCTCAAATATTACTTTTTTATCAGATAGACTACTTTGAATATTTTTAATTGCATCAATAATTATTTTTAAATCTTTAGTATGTGTTCTTGTACCCATATATCCAATTTTAATAATATGTGAATCATCATGCAATTTAGAATTAAAATCAAGTTCCCAATAATCAGATAATGCATTAGGAATAACGACAACATTATCATTAAAAGCATCCATTTGAATCTTCAAAACATCTGTGGAAACAGTAATACAATCAGCATTCTGAGCCAAAAAACGCATAGCTGGAATTTTATGAACAAATTTATGATAAATAGGAGATGATTTTTCCATATTAATAATATCATCATCAATTTCAAAAATTAATTTAACTCCAAATAATTTACATTTATCAACCAGTAATTTAGTAAACTCCCAATCAAGAACATCTCTTTGAACAATAACAATATCCAAAAGTAAAAAATCAGATTCTAAATCTTGTTTAAATTTAACAAAATCCCTTTCATCAATCACATAAGGTTCAAAATCTTTACAAATATTGCTAAATGGAGAAAAAATCCTAATATAATTACTAGCAATATAATTTCCTTGTGTAATTAATCCAACATTCTGCTTATAATCATTAACATATTCAAATTCAGAATATCTTTTTATTCTATTTTCATATCTCATAATAACTCCAATAATGATAATTTTTATTGTATAAATGTTAAAAATCCTAATAAAAAATTAATTTTATTATTAATATATTTTTATAAATTAAACTATAAATAGATATGTTAATATAATGAAATAATATAATTATAATCAATACGGACGATATTAAATTTTAAGGTATAAATAGATATGTTAATATAATGAAATAATATGATTATAATCAATACGGACGATATTAAATTTTAAGGAGGATAAAAATGAAAATAGGAAAACCCATTCAAAAAAAAATTCTGAAAAATAATAAAGAATATAATTTTTATAAAGAAGAATATGAAAAATATATTTTAAAATATCAAAATTTAATTAAAAATCTTGATGAAAAAAACAACAAAAAAATAGTAATGTATGAAAATTCTTTGTCAAAAATTAATGAATTAATGATAAAAACCGATAATCTTCAAAAACAATTACCTC containing:
- the rfbC gene encoding dTDP-4-dehydrorhamnose 3,5-epimerase — encoded protein: MGQFKFTECDIEGMFLVEPAVFGDNRGYFMETYNENDFKDAGYDLTFVQDNQSSSSKGVLRGLHLQLKYPQGKLVRVLKGEVFDVGVDLRADSPTYGKWFGAILSDENKKQLYIPPCFAHGFVVLSDEAEFAYKCTEFYHGDDEGGIIWNDPDIGIDWPIDDIDELIFSEKDEKWPTFAESQIKY
- the rfbA gene encoding glucose-1-phosphate thymidylyltransferase RfbA, translating into MKGIVLAGGSGTRLYPITKAVSKQLLPLYDKPMIYYPVSVLMLAGIKEILIISTPRDLPMYRDLLGDGSSLGISFEYAVQKHPNGLAEAFIVGEDFIGDDNVALILGDNIFHGHRFSEILEHATSLEEGAVIFGYYTNNPEAFGVVEFDDDWNVLSVEEKPEKPKSNYIVPGLYFYDNDVIEIAKNVKPSDRGEVEITSVNEEYLNRGKLKVELLGRGMAWLDTGTHAGLLEAANFIETVQKRQSLYIACLEEIAFLKGYISKEQLLETAEELKKTDYGQYLFGLAER
- a CDS encoding class I SAM-dependent methyltransferase, translated to MHKSSMDKMNWFKNKFLNDFDNINILDVGSLDNSGNNYNYRFLFDKLNWNYVGLDFNPGDNVDILVNNIYHWDEIPDSSYDVVISGQLFEHLAFFWIIMDEIDRILKPGGFCCIIVPSNGPKHGDSGFDGYRFNENGMKAIAEYVNFDILHISINENAKPWFDNCLVCKKKGILNFNSDYLEKKVNNIEYKLNNLDEYID
- a CDS encoding class I SAM-dependent methyltransferase encodes the protein MWEIIVLPLFKELKPKNIVEIGSEDGINTEKILSYCIKNNSYLITIDPHPLFDENKFSNQYGDHFKLIKDLSLNCLQEINDYDVILIDGDHNWYTVYNELKLIEKKFIGKKFPIIILHDVGWPYGRRDLYYNPKTIPKEFLHEYAKKGMLPDTPELLEKGGLNCNLNNAIYENGAKNGVLTAIEDFLHESKNDLSFSTIMAFNGLGIIYPNESSLKSKINNIIEKSDITFLLEKSYLRNMILSMDKISELESSIVLLNKELTQEKIKFIDENNNLMETNKTLNNINSSLVKSRQIVLNQRDDLVDENEKLANRIVDLVNSNNDLLNKYNDLVDENEKLANRNVDLVKSKCVLLDKCDGLSMENEKLLNRNNILTQTKVILYNENKKLNGEKVSLLNDYLNLLEQNNMLIKSINSLKASISQYRIENNNQKEYINKLSLENDNVNDKFSIKRFLFKVRGKLWN
- a CDS encoding bifunctional 2-polyprenyl-6-hydroxyphenol methylase/3-demethylubiquinol 3-O-methyltransferase UbiG, whose product is MNNNLSLDVRAHDRMKNEIKNDGKILEIGPLNKPFFHKSDFNVYYADINSTEDVKSIYSSYNSNEEFINSIVDIDYVIKESYEDTFKDSGEKFDYVFSSHVLEHVPDPIQHLIDISKILSDNGKLCLLLPNKEFTFDHFRENSSFADLFDMYLRGDEINTPRLVLDSMIDSVNVNNPIIFWNKELDQYPNPNVKACLDNYSNYVNDFNNHIFDGHLWVFTDISFLKIIENLFKFNLIPFTLSAFYPTAHFDNTFGLIFELNKFIKEDIELRKIQINNIHEICENIQKNRFEFDARHIIYENIQLKKKINDIKKF
- the rfbB gene encoding dTDP-glucose 4,6-dehydratase, with translation MSTILITGGAGFIGSNFVKYMLDKYCDYDIINLDALTYCGNLENLKDIEDMDNYSFVKGDIRDKELVDDLVSKSDFVINFAAESHVDRSITDPEIFIKSNVLGTQVLLNAAKEFGVEKYIQISTDEVYGTLGETGYFCETTPLQPNSPYSASKAGGDLITRAYFETFDLPVNITRCSNNYGPYQFPEKLIPLMISNALEDKKLPIYGDGKNIRDWLHVYDHCQAIDLVLHEGKLGEVYNIGGHNERQNIQIVKLILEALGKDESLIEFVADRLGHDRRYAIDADKIRNELGWEPKYTFETGIKETIQWYLDNQDWMDQVKSGQYQQYYEKMYGNK